In Blastopirellula marina, the sequence GTCGCTCGACCCGGCCGGTGTGGGTGCTCGCGATCTGCGTGAGTGCTTGCTGCTACAAATCGATCCGTCGCGGATGTTCTACGACGAACTGCGCACGCTGATCATGAATCACCTGGAAGACCTACGCGATAATCGTCTGCCGCAAATCCAGAAGGCGACAGGATTCTCGATCGAACGCATTCAAGCAGCCTGGAGCGAACTACGCCGCTTGGACCCGAAGCCTGGTTCGATCTACAACGATTCGCACGTCGCCAACGTCATTCCCGACCTGATGCTCGACATCGACGAAGATGGCCGCTACACCGTGCAAGCCGAGGACCGTGACATTCCCCAACTGCGCATCAGTAACTATTACCGCGAACGACTTTCCAGCCCGACGGCCACGCGGGAAGAGAAAGAGTTCATCAAGCGCAAGCTGAACGCAGCCCAGTGGCTTATCGACGCCATCATCCAGCGTCAGAACACCCTTAGCCGCGTCGCCCAGGCGATTGTCGACTACCAGAAGGACTTCATCGACAACGGCCCCGAGCACATCACGCCGCTGAAGATGCAGCAGATTGCCGATCAGGTGGGCGTGCATGTGACGACCGTCAGCCGCGCTGTCGACGACAAGTACATTCAAACCCCGCGCGGTATCTTCCCGCTCAAAGCATTCTTCGCCGGTGGTACGGTGAACGAAGCGGGCGAAGAAGTGACCTGGGATCAGATTCGTCTGCGTCTGCAGGAAGTGATCGACAACGAAGACAAAGCCAAACCGCTGTCGGACGACGACCTGGTCAAAAAGCTGAAAGACGACGGCCTGAACGTTGCCCGTCGTACGGTCACCAAGTACCGCAAGAAGATGGGCATTCCCAGTTCGCGTCAACGACGTGACTGGTCGAAGAAGTAAGGCGATTACGTCGTCGTCGTGAGGCTTAACTCACGTGCCTCTCGAGCCGTCCGCCACGCCAAGTCTTCTTGGGCGTAAGAGTATTGCTGGCCCAAAGCGGGCGACGGTCTTTTCCAAACCAACCAACGTTAAGGGATTCAAGCGACTAGCAGTT encodes:
- the rpoN gene encoding RNA polymerase factor sigma-54, yielding MRMSFGLEQKMVQKQVLAPRMIQSMEILQLPVLALQEKIEQEMNENPMLEVQEQEASDTDESPRDEYESRSESEEEFVVEDGKDNADDFERLLEMDQQYPDTFDERPQRSSGQMEEDAERRMDALANVQSRPETLQDHLDHQLYELTIEPQVREWAERIISALDSNGYLTTSLEDLLPADADDELREIAQEALHVVQSLDPAGVGARDLRECLLLQIDPSRMFYDELRTLIMNHLEDLRDNRLPQIQKATGFSIERIQAAWSELRRLDPKPGSIYNDSHVANVIPDLMLDIDEDGRYTVQAEDRDIPQLRISNYYRERLSSPTATREEKEFIKRKLNAAQWLIDAIIQRQNTLSRVAQAIVDYQKDFIDNGPEHITPLKMQQIADQVGVHVTTVSRAVDDKYIQTPRGIFPLKAFFAGGTVNEAGEEVTWDQIRLRLQEVIDNEDKAKPLSDDDLVKKLKDDGLNVARRTVTKYRKKMGIPSSRQRRDWSKK